The [Clostridium] celerecrescens 18A genomic sequence GTCCAGACTGCTTTGGAACGAAATTATAAGAAATACGACCTGCAGGCCAAGCAGCTGAAGGATACGGACAAACGGGACAAATATAAGGTCTACGGAGAGCTTATCAATACCTATGGATATGAATTAACCGGAGGTGAAAAGCAGCTGGTCTGCCTTAATTATTACACCAACGAAGAAATTACCATTCCTATGGATGATCAGTTATCAGCAAAAGAAAATGCTCAGAAGTATTTCGATAAATACAATAAGTTAAAGCGCACCTTTGAAGCTGTAACAGATCAGATTGCCGAAACCAAACAGGAAATTGACCATCTGGAATCAGTTAGTACTGCTTTGGACATCGCTTTAATGGAGGAGGATCTTGTACAGATTAAAGAAGAATTGATGGAGTACGGATACATTAAGCACCGTCGATCCGGCGACAAAAAGCCTAAGATCACAAGCAAGCCCTTCCACTACCTTTCTTCAGACGGATTCCATATTTATGTAGGGAAGAACAATTACCAGAATGAAGAGCTGACTTTTAAAGTGGCAAGCGGCAATGATTGGTGGTTCCATGCAAAAGGGATCCCAGGCTCCCATGTGATCGTAAAATCCGATGGAAAAGAGCTTCCCGACCGGGCCTTTGAAGAAGCCGGAGCTTTAGCAGCCTACTATTCTAAGGGTCGTGAAAACGATAAGGTGGAAGTGGATTATGTGCAAAAAAAGCAGATAAAAAAGGTGGCTGGAGCGGCGCCTGGCTTTGTTATCTACCATACCAATTATTCCATGGTCGCTGAGCCAAAGATTCTTTTGGAAGAATGTAAGTAAATCCATTCCGGAAGGCTCGTAATCGTTTATTGAGCCGTTGAAGGGAAGAAAATGATATAAATTAACAATATTGAATTCAAAATAAGCAGGTAACGGAAGAACATAACATTCTTTCACGTTACCTGCTTTTATTTAAATTCCACCAATTACTTACTCTTGTCAAATATCAATACACTCCATCTCTACCATAGCTCTTCTTTCAGGTACTGTCGTTATTACATCTATATAATATTCATCTGGAATGATCTTCCTCTTTCTATGCTTTGACTTGATATTCTTTTGCACAGAAGCATCTGCTAAATTCTTTTCCAATTTTAGAATTTTACAAAATAAGTTTTCTCTCATCTGCTATTCTCCAATCTTTGTTATCCCCTAGTACAGGAAAGATATGCCAGACTTCATGCGATAAATCAGTCTAAAACAATACCTATCCAATTTCATAAAATTGACTAACTGCCCTTTGAATTTAATTCAAAGGGCAGCATCTTTTTACTTTATTCTACTGAGTATCCATAAAACTTCTGAATGAATACAAATTCCATATCTTTTAACTTAGTCTATTTATAGGAATCTCAATTAATTCAGACGAAGTTTCCCCCTTGTTACTACTGTAGTCATACAATACATATTCCAACTAGTTGGATTTGAAGATCTCACAATGATTTATATGTATTATTTTCATTGTCATCACGGCGCTTTTTCTTTTTATAATGAATACATTATCATTATATAACTCATACCGGACAATCTGCACTTAAATTTAAAACCAAAATTCTTTTTCTCGTCAATTCCTTATTTAGTATTATCATTATGCATTTTTAACACTGCTTCCGGAATTTTTCTCTCATAGATTCCAGCAGGAAAACTTCTCCCTATAGAATTAAGAGATACTTTTACTAATACTTTCTGTAATTCTTCTACTACCATCTTTTTCATCATTAGTTCTCTCCTTTAACATTTATTTTATTTTTAGGAAGTAAAGTTAAGACTTCCAAAATAACTGGATAAATAATAAGTCCTCTAAGGGTCGGATTTAAATATGCAATTCCCATCATCAACGTTAAGGCAATAATGGAATGTATCTTCTTAATTAGTTTATCTTGTGAACTAAAGTGTTCGATATTTATTGTACGTGGAACGCAACAAACAATAATAATAACGGAAACTATATAAATAAACGGCAAAAGTAACACTTTTATTTCAAAGAAGACATCTCCTAAAATTGATAATGCCCAAACCAGCATCATACTAAATCCGCAGCCCAAACCCGTTTTAGCATGAATACCGCCAGCCTGTAATCTTAATCCGCAAAATGCAGATAATACAACAAGTGTCTCAAATCCTTTTCCTAAGACAACTCCTATAAGAAAGATAATAATAAGCTTAATAACATTGTCAAGTAATAGTTCCATTCCATATTGAATCACTTTATTTTCTTCTTGACTTTTGGGGCTTACTTTATTCAACCAGTCGCAAAAACCAACAGCAATTCTGCTAATACTCATTTTATCACCACCATTTGACCTTATACTACCATATCTTTAGGCCAACAAAATATTTTTGCAATTTCCGTAGTGTTTTTCTTCCTAAGCGTTAAATGCATTTGCTTTTCATACAATTCCCTTTACTTTCCAATTACAACAATGTAAAATATAAACATACATCTACGGGCGAGGAGATACAACATGACTTATTTTACCTATACACTTACAGGAGCCTTATGTACCTATTTTCTTTGTGTACATTTGCTTCCTAATAAAATATCTATTCTCAAACGAATTATTATATTTTTATATGCTTTTGGTACACTCTATTTTTTTAATAGAATATACGGTCAATCTGGCTCGTTTTTCACTTTTTCTGGCATAATACTTTTAGTTTATTGCTTTACCAATAATCATTATCTAAGTCTATCATGCTATTTATTCGGATACCTTTATAGTATTTCTTTCAGCTACTTATTTATGTGGATAATGACCTTTTTTCTAAAAATAGATATAACCGACTTTTCGAATAATGGTCAAGCAATCATAATCTTTTCTTGGGTTTATTGTGTGTATTGTGGTATAACAACAAAATTGATAGGCTGGTATTTTCACAAAAAATTGAAACTTTCTCAATATTTAACCAATCGTCATCTGTTGAAAGCGATTTTTATTGACCTATTTCTTTTAGTGTTGTTTTATATCTTTAATTTTTCTTACGGAGAGCGTCTTGGCTATAACTACGGTGTTATCGCAGTAAATGGAATCATCTTTATCTTTTTATTTTCAATCACAGTCCTGCTCATGTATTCAGTCTATAAGATTACCATAAGTGAACAGTCCTATAAACACCGCATGGCACAGTTTGAAAATCTCCGTACTTATGCGGAACGCCTAGAAAAATCTTATGGAATTATGCGCAAATTTAAGCATGATTACATGAACATACTTATTACCATGTCAGGATTTATGAAAGAAAATGATATGGTAGGTCTAAAGGAATATTACGGAGAAAGAATTCTACCTATCAGCCATGCATTTACAGAATCAGATACCAAATTGGGAACTCTCTCCAACATTAAAAATACTGCCTTAAAAAGCCTGCTATCCTCCAAATTCGTATATATGATGGAAATAGGCATCAAAACGGAAATAGAACTGATTGAACCTGTTAATGATCTTAACATGGATTGCCTTGACCTCTCCCGAATTCTAGGCATACTCTTAGATAATGCTATGGAAGCTTCTATAGAAACAAAAGAAAAAGAAGTGCGCTTCTGCATGTTTTATAAAGAGAAGGATCTCCATCTCATCATTCAAAACACCGCACTCCCTCCAACGTATGCGATATCAGAGCTTCGCAGTCACGAAATTTCAACAAAAGGTGAGAATAGAGGAATCGGCCTTTTTAACGTAGATATGATTTTAAAAAATTACGAAAATACTATCTGGAATACTACATATGAAGAACCTTATTTTACACAAGAATTAATCCTAATGCATAATGATTAATAGGGAGTACAAAAATGATCCACATATACCTTTGTGAAGATGATAACAGGCAATTAAGCCGCTGGAAAGACATCATAGAAAAATATCTGATAATAAATCAGACAGAATCCATGCTTTATTGCGCAACCTCAAACCCGGAAGAACTGCTTTCCATGCGAAAGCGCTCCAACACCACCGGACTTTATTTTCTGGACATTGATTTGCAGTCAAATAAAAATGGAATTGAACTGGCTCAGGAAATACGTAAATATGATCCGAGGGGATATGTTGTCTTTGTAACTACTCACAGTGAAATGGCTATTCTTACCTTCCGATATAAGGTGGAAGCAATGGACTTCATTACAAAAGATGAAACAGAAACCTTACCAGATCAGATTTGCTCATGTATACAAAATGCAGAAAGAAATTATAAGGCTCAGCTTGACACCTCCAATCGTCTTTTATCCATAAAGCTGGATAAAGATTCACTGGTTCTGGATCAAAATGACATTGTAGCAATTACGACCAGCGACGATTCCCACAAAATCATCGTTCATACCAAAACCGGAATACGTCAGATCTCAGGCTCATTGAAAGAATTTCATGCAACCTTGAATTCCGGTTTCTGCCAATGCAACCGTTCCACCATTATAAATATGAAACATGTATTAAAGTATTCCAAGGAAAATGCTATACTTCATATGAATAATAAAGAAACCTATTCCGTATCGATTCGTATGATGGGAAAAGTGCAGAAAGCTTTAAATAACATTCATATTAAATAGATGCGCTGGGCAATTGCAGCACAGTTAAAAAAAGCAGCCCCTGTCATTCCTTTAGAGAATGCTAATGGAGCTGCTGCTTTTGATGTATGATCGTTAAACAAATCCTACCACCACTTAATTAAATCCGTCACTTTATTCCGTAATTCCACAAAGTCCTTAGAAGCAATATCCCTCGGCCTTGGCAGATCGTTTTTGATCTCTGTTTTTATCGTTGTAGGCTTATTTGTAAGAACAAGAATCCTTTCCCCTAAATAAACTGCCTCTTCGATATTGTGGGTAATGAAAATAACAGTTGTCCCGTTTCGTTTCCACAGGCTTAACAGCTCATCCTCCAGCTTAAACCGAAGTTCAATATCCAGCTGCCCATAGGGTTCATCCATTAACAATAACTCCGGCTCTGTAGCAAATGCTCTGGCGATGACTACCCGCTGGAGCATACTTGCTGAAAGCTGATCAGGATAGTATTTACGGTATTTCGTTAGTCCTACCACCTCTAAATACTCCTCCACCTTCTGATCCGCCAACTCTTTTGAAGTATGCTTAATGTCCAGACCAAACCGGATGTTTTCTTCTACCGTAAGCCACGGCATCGTTGAATATTCCTGAAAAATATATGCAATGCTGTGCTTTTTTAAATCTACAGGTTCATTGTTAATTAATATCTCCCCTTTTGTGGGTTGATAAAGCTTAGTGAGGCTGTTTAGAAATGTTGTCTTGCCACAGCCTGTAGGCCCTACGATACAAAGAAATTCTCCTTTTTTCACGTCAAAGGATATGTCATCCAGAACAAGAAGCTGGTCGAACTGTTTTGTCAGATTCATTACCTTAACTTTTGTTTCTCTTTTATCTTCCATAAACTCCTCCTTTACAGCGATTTGTCCATATTTTCTGTTATCTCCTGCCGTAATCGTAGGAATTCAGAGTCAACATAACTTCTGGGATGAGGCAGATCAATCTTATATTCTTTCTTAATGGCAGAAGGACAGTTGGTCATCAGGATGATCCGGTCTGCCAGAAACAACGCTTCCTCAATGTTATTGGTAACGAAGATAACCGTTCTCTTTTCTTTCTGCCAGATTCTCTGAAGCTCTTCCTCCATCATATATCTGGTCTGGGCATCTAAATGGCCGAAAGGTTCATCCATCAGCATAATATCGGGATTATTGCTGTAAGCTCTGGCAATTCCGACTCTTTGTCTCATACCGCCTGACAACTGGGAGGGATAACTTTTTTCAAACCCTTTTAGACCTACCAGATCTATATAATGATCTGCAATCTTTTTTATCTCCTCTTTCTTAAATCCACGGACCTTCGGCCCAAATTCCACATTTCCCATGACTGTAAGCCATGGAAATAATGCTGTTTTCTGATAAACAACTCCTCGTTTTGGAGCAGGGGCAGTCACTTTTTTTCCATGATCCAACACATCTCCGGAAGTGGCCGGCTCTAAACCTGCCAAAATGTTAAGCAAAGTGGTTTTTCCGCACTGTCCCGGTCCAAATAACACCAGAAATTCATTTTCCTTAACAGAAAAATCAATGTCCTTTAATACCAGATTCTTGCCGGTACCGTCAAAGCTGTCAAACTCCTTGGATACGTGACTGCACTGTAGCACTCCTGTTAAAGTCCCTGCTGCTGATTCCATATGCATAACCTCCCTTCCAGCTTTGCCATGGCAGTAGCCAGAATATATCCAACAAGGCCGATTGCCAGCATTCCAACCATAATCTGAACGGTATTTCCATTGGTCATTCCCATAACGATTAACCAGCCGACACCTTCATCGGACCGTACCATTTCAGCTCCTACTACCGCGGACCAGCCTGCTGTAATCGCAATCTGAAGACCTGCGAAAATATACGGAACCGAGGAAGGAAGAACAACACGAAAGAACACCTGACGCTCTGATGCGCCTAACATTCTGGCAGCTCCCAGTAAAACAGGATCTACATTTTTCGTTCCATCGTATGTATTCACTGTAATAAAACAAAAACACCCCAGAAAAATAATAAAGAATTTACTCTGATCTCCAAGCCCAAACCACAGAATTGACATAGGGATCCAGGCAAGAGGCGGTATCGGACGAATAAATTCAAAGATGGGCTTTACAATTGCTTCTACTGTTCTGGAATACCCCATTGAAACTCCCAAAGTAATCCCGGTAAGAGTTGCGAAAAAGAAAGCAACACCCACTCTGTACAGACTGACACCAATGTGTACCATCATCGTATGCCTGCCAATGGGGACAGTAAAGCTTTCGAAGAATTTAATAATGATCTCTGAGGCAGGAGGGAGAAACATTCTGGCATTTGTAAACCTGGCTACCAGTTCCCATAAAAGCAGCAGAGATCCAAAGGCAATCACAGTCATAAAAACTGCAACATTTTTTCTGAACAATCTGGCTGCCATGGCTATTTCCCTCCCTTTACAAACTTAGTCTGCAATTTTTCCAGTATATAGGACAACAAAAAACCAATCACTCCTATTGTGATCATTCCTACTAAAATCACATCTGGCCGTCCCAGCATTCTTGCTACCTGAATCATATAGCCCAGACCTCTTGTTGCCGCTAGAAGCTCTGCTGCCACCAGTGCAACCCAGGAGGACCCCAGTGCAAGCCTTAACCCTGTAAAAATCATTGGAAGCGCAGTTGGAATAGCCACTTTAAATAACATCTGCTTATTAGTAGCACCAAAGGTACTCGCAACCCACAAATGAACCCGGCTGGTTCTCTTGATCCCTGCATAAGCATTGATGGTAGCACTGATAAAAGCTGCAAAAAATATAATTCCAACCTTTGACCAGTAACCAATTCCCAGCCACAGAATCATCAGAGGAATCCAGGCAAGGGCGGGAATGGGACGTATTACATCAAACAATGGCTTGGCAAACATCTCAAATCTCCTGCTCCATGCCATGGCAATCCCCAGAGGCACCCCAATGACTACTCCAACGGTATAACCTCCCAGTGCTATTTTCATACTGGCTCCTATATGCTGGAGAAGGGTCGCTCCATCTGGATTGACCCCTCCTGTTAGTTTATATAGAAATGTATTCAGTACTTTTGCCGGACTGGGAAGCATCATGGGAGAGATCAGGTGCAAAATATCGGTTACCAGCTCCCAGATAAAGAGCACAGTAAGAACAGAACATACTGACATCAGCCAGTATTTATATTTTGCTTTCTCCTTCTTCATTTCCATTCCTCCTAATTGTTTTTAACGAATTCCGGATCAATATTTTTGTCAAACTTATCTATGAGCTCAGGCTCCAGCTGACCAAGGCTTATATAGAATTCGCCAAGCTCCCTGGCAAAGCTGCCCAGATCACGATTGCTCCAGTCTTCCGCTGTGATGAACTGAACTCTGCCTAAATCACTGACACAGCTTTCTCTTGTGGTCTCTGCACCTGCTTCTTTTAAAAATTCCACCATCAGATCTGCGGCCATATCAGTATCTTCATTCAGTGCCTTACAGGCCTCCATAATACAGTTCATGTATTTCTGAACCAGTTCCGGTTTTCCTTCCACTGCTTTTCTGTTAGCAACTACCATATCTACATATCTGGTTCCAAGATCAGCCAGATTGCCTACCTGAACCATACCGTCATCCACTGCTTCAAAAAATGTGGGAACGTTAAGAGCTACGGCATCACACTGATTTGCCTGTAAGGCCTGATAAGCCTGGGCGGTATCCATATTAACAATATTTACATCTGTAATTCCAAGCCCCAGCTTCTCCAGCCATTTTAATGTGGTAAAATGCTGTGCTGTTCCTATTGGCAGGAGAATTGTGGCTCCCTTTACAGTCTCAGGACTGCCAAGTACATTGGGGTAAGAAGGGTTGTAGCCCTTAGCACCTGCAATAGCAGAATCAGGCTTTACAAATACTCCCAGACCATCTGTAGACTCCAGAACTTCTCCTATAATCATCATGTCATAATTGGCAACACCTGTCACTGCTGCTGCACCCATTGCTCCAACATCCCATAAATCTGCTGCCAATGCTTCATTCATAGGTGCACCTGTTGCAAACATGACTGTTTCCATTTTAAAACCAGCTTTTTCATCCAGCTTATTCTTCTTAATATACTCTGTGGGCAGGCTGGTGATAAATGGCATCATAGCAACTCTTAATACAGGCAAATCTCCTGCTGCCTCTGTACTTGAATTTCCACCGTTTCCTTCTGATGGAACAGAAGCATTTCCGCCTCCCTTTCCACAAGCTGCCAGTACCATGGACAAAGCCAGAACCGCTGCTGCAACCTTCATTACTTTTTTGCTTTTTCTCATATTACATCCTCCTCGTATAATAGTTTCTAGCATTTTCCCCTATCCTGTTTACAAATGGAAATACGAATTCTTCCGACTTGCCGCAACCAACTCTTTATTTTTTCGTATTTCCTTCTTGTATTATGATTATATAATAGCCATAGTACCTCTGTTTT encodes the following:
- a CDS encoding ABC transporter substrate-binding protein, translating into MRKSKKVMKVAAAVLALSMVLAACGKGGGNASVPSEGNGGNSSTEAAGDLPVLRVAMMPFITSLPTEYIKKNKLDEKAGFKMETVMFATGAPMNEALAADLWDVGAMGAAAVTGVANYDMMIIGEVLESTDGLGVFVKPDSAIAGAKGYNPSYPNVLGSPETVKGATILLPIGTAQHFTTLKWLEKLGLGITDVNIVNMDTAQAYQALQANQCDAVALNVPTFFEAVDDGMVQVGNLADLGTRYVDMVVANRKAVEGKPELVQKYMNCIMEACKALNEDTDMAADLMVEFLKEAGAETTRESCVSDLGRVQFITAEDWSNRDLGSFARELGEFYISLGQLEPELIDKFDKNIDPEFVKNN
- a CDS encoding exodeoxyribonuclease V subunit alpha, which produces MMKKMVVEELQKVLVKVSLNSIGRSFPAGIYERKIPEAVLKMHNDNTK
- a CDS encoding accessory gene regulator B family protein, with the translated sequence MSISRIAVGFCDWLNKVSPKSQEENKVIQYGMELLLDNVIKLIIIFLIGVVLGKGFETLVVLSAFCGLRLQAGGIHAKTGLGCGFSMMLVWALSILGDVFFEIKVLLLPFIYIVSVIIIVCCVPRTINIEHFSSQDKLIKKIHSIIALTLMMGIAYLNPTLRGLIIYPVILEVLTLLPKNKINVKGEN
- a CDS encoding LytR/AlgR family response regulator transcription factor, which codes for MIHIYLCEDDNRQLSRWKDIIEKYLIINQTESMLYCATSNPEELLSMRKRSNTTGLYFLDIDLQSNKNGIELAQEIRKYDPRGYVVFVTTHSEMAILTFRYKVEAMDFITKDETETLPDQICSCIQNAERNYKAQLDTSNRLLSIKLDKDSLVLDQNDIVAITTSDDSHKIIVHTKTGIRQISGSLKEFHATLNSGFCQCNRSTIINMKHVLKYSKENAILHMNNKETYSVSIRMMGKVQKALNNIHIK
- a CDS encoding ABC transporter permease is translated as MKKEKAKYKYWLMSVCSVLTVLFIWELVTDILHLISPMMLPSPAKVLNTFLYKLTGGVNPDGATLLQHIGASMKIALGGYTVGVVIGVPLGIAMAWSRRFEMFAKPLFDVIRPIPALAWIPLMILWLGIGYWSKVGIIFFAAFISATINAYAGIKRTSRVHLWVASTFGATNKQMLFKVAIPTALPMIFTGLRLALGSSWVALVAAELLAATRGLGYMIQVARMLGRPDVILVGMITIGVIGFLLSYILEKLQTKFVKGGK
- a CDS encoding sensor histidine kinase produces the protein MTYFTYTLTGALCTYFLCVHLLPNKISILKRIIIFLYAFGTLYFFNRIYGQSGSFFTFSGIILLVYCFTNNHYLSLSCYLFGYLYSISFSYLFMWIMTFFLKIDITDFSNNGQAIIIFSWVYCVYCGITTKLIGWYFHKKLKLSQYLTNRHLLKAIFIDLFLLVLFYIFNFSYGERLGYNYGVIAVNGIIFIFLFSITVLLMYSVYKITISEQSYKHRMAQFENLRTYAERLEKSYGIMRKFKHDYMNILITMSGFMKENDMVGLKEYYGERILPISHAFTESDTKLGTLSNIKNTALKSLLSSKFVYMMEIGIKTEIELIEPVNDLNMDCLDLSRILGILLDNAMEASIETKEKEVRFCMFYKEKDLHLIIQNTALPPTYAISELRSHEISTKGENRGIGLFNVDMILKNYENTIWNTTYEEPYFTQELILMHND
- a CDS encoding ABC transporter permease: MAARLFRKNVAVFMTVIAFGSLLLLWELVARFTNARMFLPPASEIIIKFFESFTVPIGRHTMMVHIGVSLYRVGVAFFFATLTGITLGVSMGYSRTVEAIVKPIFEFIRPIPPLAWIPMSILWFGLGDQSKFFIIFLGCFCFITVNTYDGTKNVDPVLLGAARMLGASERQVFFRVVLPSSVPYIFAGLQIAITAGWSAVVGAEMVRSDEGVGWLIVMGMTNGNTVQIMVGMLAIGLVGYILATAMAKLEGRLCIWNQQQGL
- a CDS encoding ABC transporter ATP-binding protein, producing the protein MESAAGTLTGVLQCSHVSKEFDSFDGTGKNLVLKDIDFSVKENEFLVLFGPGQCGKTTLLNILAGLEPATSGDVLDHGKKVTAPAPKRGVVYQKTALFPWLTVMGNVEFGPKVRGFKKEEIKKIADHYIDLVGLKGFEKSYPSQLSGGMRQRVGIARAYSNNPDIMLMDEPFGHLDAQTRYMMEEELQRIWQKEKRTVIFVTNNIEEALFLADRIILMTNCPSAIKKEYKIDLPHPRSYVDSEFLRLRQEITENMDKSL
- a CDS encoding ABC transporter ATP-binding protein: MEDKRETKVKVMNLTKQFDQLLVLDDISFDVKKGEFLCIVGPTGCGKTTFLNSLTKLYQPTKGEILINNEPVDLKKHSIAYIFQEYSTMPWLTVEENIRFGLDIKHTSKELADQKVEEYLEVVGLTKYRKYYPDQLSASMLQRVVIARAFATEPELLLMDEPYGQLDIELRFKLEDELLSLWKRNGTTVIFITHNIEEAVYLGERILVLTNKPTTIKTEIKNDLPRPRDIASKDFVELRNKVTDLIKWW